In Actinomyces radicidentis, one genomic interval encodes:
- a CDS encoding OsmC family protein gives MSEQTSTPRPDDIIEPTEKNSVWAERTGTRQYLAHNGNGAEVRVGMGPGEFSPGELLKIALATCNTLSADHRLAKALGEDFEANVICASIKNEEEERYSDLDVQIITDLSGLDAGKLATLTERVEGAIERGCTVGHTLEHGAGVRLHLLNDED, from the coding sequence ATGAGTGAGCAGACCAGCACCCCGCGCCCCGACGACATCATCGAGCCCACGGAGAAGAACTCCGTGTGGGCCGAGCGCACCGGCACCCGCCAGTACCTCGCCCACAACGGCAACGGCGCCGAGGTGCGCGTCGGCATGGGCCCGGGCGAGTTCTCCCCCGGCGAGCTCCTCAAGATCGCCCTGGCCACGTGCAACACGCTCTCCGCCGACCACCGCCTCGCCAAGGCCCTCGGCGAGGACTTCGAGGCGAACGTCATCTGCGCCTCCATCAAGAACGAGGAGGAGGAGCGCTACTCCGACCTCGACGTCCAGATCATCACCGACCTGTCCGGCCTCGACGCCGGCAAGCTCGCCACGCTCACCGAGCGCGTCGAGGGCGCCATCGAGCGCGGATGCACCGTCGGCCACACCCTCGAGCACGGCGCGGGCGTCCGCCTGCACCTGCTCAACGACGAGGACTGA
- a CDS encoding thymidylate synthase encodes MGLTPPDGVDVAYEELLAEVLAHGTPKGDRTGTGTRSLFARQLRYDLSAGFPRITTKFVAMKAVKGELLWFLQGASNVRWLQERGITIWDEWADADGELGPVYGVQWRSWPSRDGGTIDQITGVIETLRKDPDSRRMLVSAWNVSELDRMALAPCHAFFQLYVADGRLSLQVYQRSADMFLGVPFNIASYALLTHMLAQQAGLEVGELVWTGGDCHVYDNHVEQVREQLSRVPQAHPFPTLRLERAESIDAYTMDGIDASAGYEHHPVIKAPVAV; translated from the coding sequence ATGGGCCTGACCCCGCCCGACGGCGTCGACGTTGCCTACGAGGAGCTCCTCGCCGAGGTCCTCGCCCACGGCACCCCCAAGGGCGACCGCACGGGCACGGGCACCCGCTCGCTCTTCGCCCGGCAGCTGCGCTACGACCTCTCCGCCGGCTTCCCGCGGATCACGACGAAGTTCGTCGCCATGAAGGCCGTCAAGGGCGAGCTGCTCTGGTTCCTCCAGGGCGCGAGCAACGTCCGATGGCTCCAGGAGCGCGGCATCACCATCTGGGACGAGTGGGCCGACGCCGACGGCGAGCTCGGCCCCGTCTACGGCGTCCAGTGGCGGTCCTGGCCCTCGCGCGACGGCGGCACGATCGACCAGATCACCGGCGTCATCGAGACGTTGCGGAAGGATCCCGACTCGCGCCGCATGCTCGTCTCCGCCTGGAACGTCTCCGAGCTCGACCGCATGGCGCTCGCGCCGTGCCACGCCTTCTTCCAGCTCTACGTGGCCGACGGCCGTCTCTCGCTGCAGGTCTACCAGCGCAGCGCGGACATGTTCCTCGGCGTGCCCTTCAACATCGCCTCCTACGCGCTGCTCACCCACATGCTGGCCCAGCAGGCGGGCCTCGAGGTCGGCGAGCTCGTGTGGACGGGCGGGGACTGCCACGTCTACGACAACCACGTCGAGCAGGTCCGCGAGCAGCTCTCCCGAGTCCCGCAGGCGCACCCCTTCCCGACGCTGCGGCTCGAGCGGGCGGAGTCGATCGACGCCTACACGATGGACGGCATTGACGCCTCGGCCGGCTACGAGCACCACCCCGTGATCAAGGCCCCGGTGGCGGTGTGA
- a CDS encoding zinc-binding dehydrogenase, translated as MSTSTTPSTMRAAVLTAPGIENLTVTDVPVPAPRPGWVRIKVMAFGLDRSEYHSVTGQAGGMSYARVLGIEASGVVDLNPDGVLAPGTQVATMMGGMGRAFDGGYAQYVVVPRAQVLPFSSDLDWATIGSVPETLQTAHGSLTTGLDLPAGGTLLVRGGTSALGLAAGALARDRGCRVLATSRHEAGLAALAERGLEPVLDDGDVAGRVRELVPGGVDGVLELVGVPTLRDSLLATRVHGTVCFAGMLSDSWTIPTFYPMDWLPNGVRLTACSGESSDLPAAELQRVLDRIASGALNLLPVRSYPLEEIVAAQTLWGCARPSWSCGPGPRVCNLRGSPPRRSLGDRCGVPTCIGDPGDY; from the coding sequence ATGAGCACGAGCACCACCCCGAGCACCATGCGCGCCGCCGTCCTCACGGCGCCCGGCATCGAGAACCTCACGGTCACCGACGTCCCCGTCCCCGCCCCGCGGCCGGGCTGGGTGCGGATCAAGGTCATGGCCTTCGGCCTCGACCGCTCCGAGTACCACTCGGTCACCGGCCAGGCCGGCGGCATGTCCTACGCGCGCGTCCTCGGCATCGAGGCCAGCGGAGTCGTCGACCTCAACCCCGACGGCGTCCTCGCCCCGGGCACGCAGGTCGCCACGATGATGGGCGGGATGGGGCGCGCCTTCGACGGCGGCTACGCGCAGTACGTCGTCGTGCCCCGCGCGCAGGTCCTCCCCTTCTCCTCCGACCTGGACTGGGCGACGATCGGCTCGGTCCCCGAGACCCTCCAGACCGCCCACGGCTCCCTCACGACGGGCCTGGACCTGCCCGCCGGCGGGACGCTCCTCGTGCGCGGCGGGACGTCCGCGCTCGGTCTGGCGGCCGGCGCGCTGGCGCGCGACCGCGGATGCCGGGTGCTGGCCACCTCTCGTCACGAGGCGGGCCTGGCGGCCCTCGCCGAACGGGGCCTCGAGCCGGTCCTCGACGACGGCGACGTGGCCGGGCGGGTGCGCGAGCTCGTGCCGGGCGGCGTCGACGGCGTCCTCGAGCTCGTCGGCGTGCCGACCCTGCGCGACTCCCTGCTCGCCACCAGGGTGCACGGGACCGTGTGCTTCGCCGGGATGCTCTCCGACTCGTGGACGATCCCGACGTTCTACCCGATGGACTGGCTGCCCAACGGCGTGCGCCTCACCGCCTGCTCGGGTGAGTCGAGCGACCTGCCGGCCGCGGAGCTCCAGCGGGTGCTGGACCGAATCGCCTCCGGTGCGCTCAACCTCCTGCCGGTGCGCTCCTACCCGCTGGAGGAGATCGTGGCCGCTCAGACGCTATGGGGGTGCGCGAGGCCGTCGTGGTCTTGTGGGCCAGGGCCTCGCGTATGCAACCTTCGTGGATCACCACCGAGGCGGTCGTTAGGGGACCGCTGCGGGGTGCCGACATGCATAGGAGACCCTGGTGATTACTGA
- a CDS encoding IS110 family transposase, protein MITERTSLGLDVHARSVSAAAIDTLTGEVIQRRLDGEYSHTIDLASRLAAEHGPLLITYEAGPTGFGLARELTAAGHRVQVAAPSKLARPAGQRVKTDRTDAMFLAECALNGTITPVRIPTLAQEGARDLVRSRDDARTDLMAARHRLSKMLLRRGWVYPGKTTWGPAHDAWLRALRREDVPALGAGATAAFDDAYDTVTHTLARRDRLDTAIAALAADSEFTPVTARLSCLRGISTLTGFALAVEIGDWHRFTGATIASYLGLVPCEHSSGQTRTQGGITKTGNTHARRLLTEAAWQHKSPYRPGPALRAAWAKVPGDVATRADTGNRRLNRRWQTLASHHKRHTIANTAIARELAGWCWSLAVMDH, encoded by the coding sequence GTGATTACTGAGCGTACAAGCCTGGGGCTGGACGTTCACGCCCGCAGCGTGAGTGCCGCCGCCATCGATACCCTCACCGGCGAGGTGATCCAACGCCGCCTGGACGGCGAGTACAGCCACACCATCGACCTGGCCTCACGCCTGGCCGCCGAGCACGGACCACTGCTGATCACCTACGAGGCAGGCCCCACCGGCTTCGGACTGGCCCGCGAGCTGACCGCCGCGGGCCACCGGGTGCAGGTCGCCGCACCCTCGAAGCTGGCCCGCCCCGCCGGACAGCGGGTCAAGACCGACCGCACCGACGCGATGTTCCTGGCCGAGTGCGCCCTGAACGGCACGATCACGCCCGTGCGCATCCCTACCCTGGCCCAGGAGGGCGCCCGCGACCTGGTGCGATCCCGCGACGACGCCCGCACCGACCTCATGGCCGCCCGCCACCGCCTGTCCAAGATGCTGCTGCGCCGCGGATGGGTCTACCCCGGCAAGACCACCTGGGGACCCGCCCACGACGCTTGGCTGCGCGCACTGCGCCGCGAGGACGTCCCCGCCCTGGGCGCCGGCGCCACCGCGGCCTTCGACGACGCCTACGACACCGTCACCCACACCCTGGCACGACGCGACCGCCTCGATACCGCCATCGCCGCCCTGGCCGCCGACAGTGAGTTCACCCCCGTCACCGCCCGCCTGTCCTGCCTGAGAGGCATCTCCACACTGACCGGCTTCGCCCTCGCCGTCGAGATCGGCGACTGGCACCGCTTCACCGGCGCGACCATCGCCTCCTACCTCGGACTGGTCCCCTGCGAGCACTCCTCGGGCCAGACCCGCACCCAGGGCGGCATCACCAAGACCGGCAACACCCACGCCCGACGTCTCCTGACCGAAGCCGCCTGGCAGCACAAGAGCCCCTACCGCCCCGGCCCCGCCCTGCGAGCCGCATGGGCCAAGGTCCCCGGGGACGTCGCCACCCGGGCCGACACCGGCAACAGGCGCCTGAACAGGCGCTGGCAGACCCTGGCCAGCCACCACAAACGTCACACGATCGCCAACACCGCCATCGCCCGGGAGCTCGCAGGCTGGTGCTGGTCCCTGGCCGTCATGGACCACTAG
- a CDS encoding ABC transporter permease, whose protein sequence is MSWVAANLPLIASYLGAHLAQALPAIAASLVLAIPIARLAQRVPWLRGVLVSGSSLLYAIPSLALFVILPVILGTGIRDTVNVVVALTLYGLALLVPATVDALESVDRAVVDAAAAMGMGRTRRFLAVELPLAGPTILAGLRVVTVSTISLTTVGAVLGVRSLGFLFTDGFQRGLTAEIVTGILVTAALALLLDLVVLLAGRLVLPWTAGAKGARA, encoded by the coding sequence ATGAGCTGGGTCGCCGCGAACCTGCCGCTCATCGCCTCCTACCTGGGCGCCCACCTCGCCCAGGCGCTGCCGGCGATCGCCGCGAGCCTGGTCCTGGCGATCCCCATCGCCCGGCTCGCCCAGCGCGTCCCGTGGCTACGCGGGGTCCTCGTGTCGGGCTCCTCCCTCCTCTACGCGATCCCCTCGCTCGCACTCTTCGTCATCCTCCCCGTCATCCTCGGCACGGGGATCCGGGACACGGTCAACGTCGTCGTCGCCCTCACCCTCTACGGCCTCGCACTTCTGGTGCCGGCCACGGTCGACGCCCTCGAGTCCGTCGACCGCGCCGTCGTCGACGCCGCCGCCGCCATGGGCATGGGTCGCACCCGCCGCTTCCTCGCCGTCGAGCTGCCGCTGGCCGGCCCGACGATCCTCGCGGGCCTGCGCGTCGTCACGGTCTCGACGATCTCGCTCACCACGGTGGGCGCGGTCCTGGGCGTGCGCAGCCTCGGATTCCTCTTCACCGACGGCTTCCAGCGCGGCCTCACCGCGGAGATCGTCACCGGCATCCTCGTCACCGCCGCGCTCGCCCTCCTCCTCGACCTCGTGGTGCTGCTCGCCGGACGCCTCGTCCTGCCGTGGACGGCCGGTGCGAAGGGGGCCCGCGCATGA
- a CDS encoding ABC transporter permease — MSYLLAALAYVADGSHWSGALGIGTLLAQHVGYSLLGVAIAAVIGVPLGWLVGHTGRGRDAAAALSGSARALPTLGLVTLFGIALGIGLTAPMLAFVILALPSVLTGAYTGIESASRVAVDGARSSGMSEAQVLTRVEVPLGAPLLVGGLRSASLQVIATATLAAYTGAGGLGRLMFLGLKTQDYAMMLASAVLVIALALVSEIVFILIQRAVTPAGARNRKERP, encoded by the coding sequence ATGAGCTACCTCCTCGCCGCCCTCGCCTACGTCGCCGACGGCTCCCACTGGTCCGGGGCGCTCGGCATCGGCACCCTCCTCGCCCAGCACGTCGGCTACTCCCTCCTGGGCGTCGCGATCGCCGCCGTCATCGGCGTCCCGCTCGGATGGCTCGTCGGGCACACCGGCCGCGGTCGCGACGCCGCCGCGGCGCTGTCCGGCTCGGCCCGCGCCCTGCCCACCCTCGGCCTGGTCACCCTCTTCGGGATCGCGCTCGGCATCGGGCTGACCGCCCCGATGCTCGCCTTCGTCATCCTCGCCCTGCCGAGCGTCCTCACCGGCGCCTACACCGGCATCGAGTCCGCCTCGCGCGTCGCCGTCGACGGCGCCCGCTCCTCCGGCATGAGCGAGGCCCAGGTCCTCACCCGGGTCGAGGTCCCGCTGGGAGCACCCCTGCTGGTCGGGGGCCTGCGCTCGGCGAGCCTCCAGGTCATCGCCACCGCGACCCTGGCCGCCTACACGGGCGCCGGAGGCCTCGGCCGCCTCATGTTCCTCGGGCTCAAGACTCAGGACTACGCGATGATGCTGGCCTCCGCGGTCCTCGTCATCGCCCTCGCCCTCGTCTCCGAGATCGTCTTCATCCTCATCCAGCGCGCCGTCACCCCGGCCGGCGCGCGCAACCGGAAGGAACGCCCATGA
- a CDS encoding PadR family transcriptional regulator encodes MLDLKILGFLDDGPLHGYELRRRINELGGPGSHLSEGALYPALARLEKAGMLTRTEAPGARGRARKVLTITTAGRERLHELLREPSESAIASMPSFLEHLAFLSHLPDAAARRAVLERRLDVLTGEPPAFFYDDGRPRRASQEEDPYRLGMIRVAGASRRAEIIWLREMLAAPAEAVRPAAPGGATTTPEES; translated from the coding sequence GTGCTCGACCTCAAGATCCTCGGATTCCTCGACGACGGCCCCCTCCACGGCTACGAGCTGCGCCGCCGCATCAACGAGCTCGGCGGCCCCGGCTCCCACCTCTCCGAGGGCGCCCTCTACCCCGCCCTCGCGCGTCTCGAGAAGGCCGGGATGCTCACCCGCACCGAGGCGCCCGGCGCGCGGGGACGCGCCCGGAAGGTCCTCACCATCACCACCGCCGGCCGCGAGCGCCTCCACGAGCTCCTCCGCGAACCGAGCGAGTCGGCGATCGCCTCCATGCCGAGCTTCCTCGAGCACCTCGCCTTCCTCTCCCACCTGCCCGACGCCGCCGCGAGGCGCGCGGTCCTCGAACGCCGCCTGGACGTCCTCACCGGCGAACCGCCCGCCTTCTTCTACGACGACGGGCGCCCCCGCCGCGCCTCCCAGGAGGAGGATCCCTACCGGCTCGGCATGATCCGCGTGGCAGGGGCCTCGCGACGGGCCGAGATCATCTGGCTGCGCGAGATGCTCGCCGCCCCCGCCGAGGCGGTCCGCCCGGCCGCGCCCGGCGGCGCGACCACCACCCCCGAGGAGAGCTGA
- a CDS encoding MFS transporter encodes MLANPTLRALLAICLFTYVAQNMLNVSIAPLARALGLREWIVGLAVSSAALFVTLLSQFWGRRSIAWGRRRVLLTSLTLAVIAGSLFSGAVALRAAGALGATAAALGIVVARGPFFGSAVSAIPPTGQALVAEITPAEEDRVRGMAAFSGSIQLSIVIGSVVSSALGAWSIYAPVHATPVFVVIALVIGLVGIPRDGTEPHRRRRRMRRALRRPVTADPVTTARDAPSAAALAAPAGPGATVLPEPATLESALSEAGPSGAGTVTAGGPVSPAARPAARALPPRVSWTDPRLLPWIGAAFGMFFTSGVVQIIAGFIVQDRLGLSPQRAVSVTAVMLLANAAGAMLTQLVAVPRLGWRPQRLVRTGVTLALVALVVLALAPSLPLMAGATFCVGLAAGLTSPGFTAGGSLAVSGPEQGGVAGILNATGSLTWIFAPVTATTLYGWHPIAPFVLAGAVLAVSVTTAWTAGSLRP; translated from the coding sequence CTGCTCGCGAACCCGACGCTGCGCGCTCTGCTGGCGATCTGCCTGTTCACCTACGTCGCGCAGAACATGCTCAACGTGTCGATCGCCCCGCTCGCCCGTGCGCTCGGCCTGCGGGAGTGGATCGTGGGCCTGGCCGTCTCCTCGGCCGCCCTCTTCGTCACCCTGCTCTCCCAGTTCTGGGGGCGGCGCTCCATCGCCTGGGGACGCCGCCGCGTCCTGCTCACCTCGTTGACCCTCGCGGTCATCGCGGGCTCGCTGTTCTCCGGGGCCGTCGCGCTGCGCGCCGCCGGCGCCCTCGGGGCCACGGCCGCGGCCCTCGGGATCGTCGTCGCCCGCGGCCCCTTCTTCGGCTCCGCCGTCTCCGCGATCCCGCCGACGGGTCAGGCCCTCGTCGCCGAGATCACCCCCGCCGAGGAGGACCGCGTACGCGGGATGGCGGCCTTCTCGGGCTCCATCCAGCTCTCCATCGTCATCGGCTCGGTGGTCTCGAGCGCGCTGGGGGCCTGGTCGATCTACGCGCCCGTCCACGCGACGCCGGTCTTCGTCGTCATCGCCCTCGTCATCGGGCTCGTCGGGATCCCGCGCGACGGCACCGAGCCGCACCGGCGCCGTCGCCGGATGAGGCGGGCCCTGCGCCGCCCGGTGACGGCGGACCCCGTCACGACAGCCAGGGACGCCCCGAGCGCCGCGGCGCTCGCCGCGCCCGCGGGCCCCGGTGCGACCGTGCTCCCCGAGCCGGCGACTCTCGAGTCCGCCCTCAGCGAGGCGGGCCCCAGCGGGGCCGGCACCGTCACGGCGGGCGGTCCCGTCTCCCCCGCCGCGCGCCCCGCGGCCCGTGCTCTCCCGCCGCGCGTGTCCTGGACGGACCCGCGGCTGCTGCCCTGGATCGGGGCGGCCTTCGGCATGTTCTTCACCTCCGGCGTCGTCCAGATCATCGCGGGCTTCATCGTCCAGGACCGCCTGGGGCTCAGCCCTCAGCGGGCCGTCTCGGTCACCGCGGTCATGCTGCTCGCCAACGCCGCGGGCGCCATGCTCACCCAGCTCGTCGCGGTGCCCCGCCTGGGCTGGCGCCCGCAGCGGCTCGTGCGCACGGGCGTCACCCTCGCGCTCGTCGCGCTCGTCGTCCTCGCCCTCGCGCCGAGCCTCCCGCTCATGGCCGGCGCGACCTTCTGCGTGGGGCTCGCCGCCGGGCTCACCAGCCCGGGCTTCACCGCCGGGGGCTCGCTGGCGGTGAGCGGGCCCGAGCAGGGCGGCGTCGCCGGGATCCTCAACGCGACGGGCTCCCTCACCTGGATCTTCGCGCCGGTGACGGCGACCACCCTGTACGGCTGGCACCCGATCGCACCCTTCGTCCTCGCCGGCGCCGTGCTCGCGGTCTCCGTGACGACCGCCTGGACGGCAGGGTCGCTCAGGCCCTGA
- a CDS encoding dihydrofolate reductase: MGAIWAQDPSGIIGADGTMLWRVPGDFAHFRATTLGGVIVMGRTTWDSIGAALPGRTSVVLTRRPGWSADGVAAVAGGLPEALGRARELAAALPEDPRDEAHRPLPRTWVIGGGTVYRQALEERLLDEVLVSTIDVDAACVARERGLPGSALVRVPTLEAPEWVRDAATSDPDGAWRESRGTRWRLDRLTRS; this comes from the coding sequence GTGGGGGCGATCTGGGCCCAGGACCCCAGCGGGATCATCGGCGCCGACGGCACCATGCTGTGGCGGGTGCCCGGCGACTTCGCGCACTTCAGGGCGACGACCCTCGGCGGCGTCATCGTCATGGGCCGCACCACCTGGGACTCGATCGGGGCCGCCCTGCCCGGGCGGACGAGCGTCGTCCTCACCCGGCGGCCCGGGTGGAGCGCCGACGGCGTCGCCGCCGTCGCGGGCGGCCTGCCCGAGGCGCTCGGGCGCGCCCGTGAGCTCGCCGCCGCCCTGCCCGAGGACCCTCGCGACGAGGCCCACCGTCCGCTCCCCCGCACCTGGGTCATCGGCGGCGGCACCGTCTACCGTCAGGCGCTCGAGGAGCGTCTCCTCGACGAGGTCCTCGTCTCCACCATCGACGTCGACGCCGCCTGCGTCGCCCGCGAGCGCGGCCTGCCCGGCTCCGCGCTCGTCCGCGTGCCCACGCTCGAGGCGCCCGAGTGGGTCCGTGACGCGGCGACCTCGGACCCCGACGGCGCCTGGCGCGAGTCGCGCGGCACCCGGTGGCGGCTCGACCGCCTCACCCGCTCGTGA
- a CDS encoding ABC transporter ATP-binding protein, producing the protein MVFDAVTKRYPGGAPGARPAVEAFSAELRPGAITVLLGSSGCGKTTLLRMVNRMVEPTSGRVLIDGEDVTRGDAVALRRSIGYVMQNGGLLPHRRVIDNIALVPRLSGASRADAHDRARELMELVGLDASLARRYPHQLSGGQAQRVGVARALAADPGVLLMDEPFGAVDPLVRRELQHELWRLQGELAKTVLFVTHDVDEALALGDDIILLREGAEIAQRGTGPELLEHPADDFVIRFLGLDDAARARRLREVADATDAVASRGGGTTNAAGPADGHPAGAESA; encoded by the coding sequence ATCGTCTTCGACGCCGTCACCAAGCGGTACCCGGGCGGCGCGCCCGGCGCCCGCCCCGCCGTCGAGGCGTTCAGCGCCGAGCTCCGCCCCGGCGCCATCACCGTCCTCCTCGGCTCCTCCGGCTGCGGCAAGACCACGCTCCTGCGCATGGTCAACCGCATGGTCGAGCCGACCTCAGGGCGCGTCCTCATCGACGGCGAGGACGTCACCCGGGGCGACGCCGTCGCCCTGCGCCGCTCCATCGGCTACGTCATGCAGAACGGCGGCCTGCTCCCGCACCGCCGCGTCATCGACAACATCGCCCTCGTCCCGCGCCTGTCCGGGGCCTCCCGGGCCGACGCCCACGATCGCGCCCGCGAGCTCATGGAGCTCGTCGGCCTCGACGCCTCCCTCGCCCGCCGCTACCCGCACCAGCTCTCTGGCGGCCAGGCGCAGCGCGTCGGCGTCGCCAGGGCCCTCGCCGCCGACCCCGGCGTCCTCCTCATGGACGAGCCCTTCGGGGCCGTCGACCCGCTCGTGCGCCGCGAGCTCCAGCACGAGCTCTGGCGCCTCCAGGGGGAGCTCGCCAAGACCGTCCTCTTCGTCACCCACGACGTCGACGAGGCCCTGGCGCTGGGCGACGACATCATCCTGCTGCGCGAGGGAGCCGAGATCGCCCAGCGCGGCACCGGCCCCGAGCTCCTCGAGCACCCCGCCGACGACTTCGTCATCCGCTTCCTCGGCCTCGACGACGCCGCCCGCGCCCGCCGCCTGCGCGAGGTCGCCGACGCCACCGACGCCGTCGCCAGCCGGGGCGGCGGCACCACGAACGCCGCCGGCCCGGCCGACGGTCACCCGGCGGGCGCGGAGTCCGCATGA
- a CDS encoding DUF2505 domain-containing protein: MRKSVTFTYPADPARVASMLADPAYQRRRAARLGLDDADVDVTPSGEGFTATLSGTVPPTRLPSAARRFVRSALSFTVTESWGGPGADGTRTGALDVAATGAPVRASATGRLTPVAAGTAVTYDVDLSVSVPLVGRSIEDKALSMSGRVVTDEEKRGADWLAAH, encoded by the coding sequence ATGAGGAAGTCCGTCACGTTCACCTACCCGGCCGACCCCGCCCGCGTGGCCTCCATGCTCGCGGACCCGGCCTACCAGCGCCGCCGCGCGGCCAGGCTCGGGCTCGACGACGCCGACGTCGACGTGACGCCGAGCGGCGAGGGCTTCACCGCCACCCTCTCGGGCACCGTCCCTCCCACCCGCCTGCCCTCCGCCGCACGGCGCTTCGTGCGCTCGGCGCTCTCGTTCACCGTGACCGAGTCCTGGGGCGGGCCCGGCGCCGACGGCACGCGGACCGGTGCCCTCGACGTCGCCGCCACGGGCGCCCCCGTGCGCGCCTCCGCGACCGGACGCCTCACCCCCGTCGCGGCGGGCACCGCCGTCACCTACGACGTCGACCTGTCCGTCTCCGTGCCGCTCGTCGGCCGCTCCATCGAGGACAAGGCGCTGTCGATGAGCGGGCGCGTCGTCACCGACGAGGAGAAGCGCGGCGCCGACTGGCTCGCCGCCCACTGA
- a CDS encoding ABC transporter substrate-binding protein produces the protein MTAPSNHRQPRALTRRAVLGGAGALAAAATLAACGGGDSDPLSSSSDAVTSGASGSAAPGSIVVGSQQYYSNEIIAELYAQVIENAGLTVTRQYQIGQREVYLPELESGKIHVMPEYGGNLLQYYVKDSDATSGDEIQTALKEALPDGLTVLDPAEATDQDSYTVTKDEASSKGLSSIADLAKLGGTVTIAANSEFATRPYGPDGLKEVYGVDASVTPVEDSGGPLTVKALTDGTVQVADIYTADPAIEKNDLVVLEDPKNLVLPEQVTPLVAAGLDSKAVDAINAVQAKLTTDELRSLNSESTVDEKDSATIATAWLTKQGLLK, from the coding sequence ATGACCGCTCCCAGCAACCACCGGCAGCCTCGCGCGCTCACGCGCCGCGCCGTCCTCGGAGGCGCCGGCGCCCTCGCCGCCGCCGCGACCCTGGCCGCCTGCGGCGGGGGAGACTCCGACCCGCTGTCCAGCTCCTCCGACGCCGTCACCTCGGGCGCGTCCGGCTCCGCCGCCCCCGGCAGCATCGTCGTCGGCTCGCAGCAGTACTACTCCAACGAGATCATCGCCGAGCTCTACGCCCAGGTCATCGAGAACGCGGGACTCACGGTGACCCGCCAGTACCAGATCGGCCAGCGCGAGGTGTACCTGCCCGAGCTCGAGTCCGGCAAGATCCACGTCATGCCCGAGTACGGCGGCAACCTCCTCCAGTACTACGTCAAGGACTCCGACGCCACGAGCGGCGACGAGATCCAGACGGCTCTCAAGGAGGCCCTCCCGGACGGCCTCACCGTCCTCGACCCCGCCGAGGCCACCGACCAGGACTCCTACACGGTGACCAAGGACGAGGCGAGCTCGAAGGGCCTGTCCTCCATCGCGGACCTCGCCAAGCTCGGCGGCACCGTCACCATCGCCGCGAACTCCGAGTTCGCCACCCGCCCCTACGGCCCCGACGGCCTCAAGGAGGTCTACGGCGTCGACGCCTCCGTCACCCCCGTCGAGGACTCCGGCGGCCCGCTCACCGTCAAGGCCCTCACCGACGGCACCGTGCAGGTGGCCGACATCTACACGGCCGACCCTGCCATCGAGAAGAACGACCTCGTCGTCCTCGAGGACCCGAAGAACCTCGTCCTGCCCGAGCAGGTGACCCCGCTCGTTGCGGCGGGCCTCGACTCGAAGGCCGTCGACGCGATCAACGCGGTCCAGGCCAAGCTGACGACGGACGAGCTCCGCTCGCTCAACTCGGAGTCCACGGTCGACGAGAAGGACTCGGCGACCATCGCCACGGCCTGGCTCACGAAGCAGGGCCTGCTCAAGTAG